One segment of Desulfosporosinus sp. Sb-LF DNA contains the following:
- the rpoZ gene encoding DNA-directed RNA polymerase subunit omega, with protein sequence MKQPSLDRLMDKVDSKYTLVLVVAKRAREIMEEAKHEDLAKGIKPVSISLEEISNSKFTYECTPEESL encoded by the coding sequence ATGAAACAACCTTCACTGGACCGCCTAATGGATAAGGTGGATAGCAAGTACACGTTGGTCCTTGTGGTAGCCAAACGGGCTCGTGAGATAATGGAAGAGGCAAAGCACGAAGATTTGGCTAAGGGTATAAAGCCTGTGAGTATTTCGCTCGAGGAGATTTCTAATTCCAAATTCACTTATGAATGTACTCCAGAAGAGAGTCTGTGA
- a CDS encoding DUF370 domain-containing protein, translated as MDIKLINIGFGNIVSANRIISIVSPESAPIKRIIQEARDAGMLIDATYGRRTRAVIICDSQHVILSAVQPETVAHRLSTKESSTHVEDPAD; from the coding sequence TTGGACATTAAGCTCATCAACATCGGGTTTGGCAATATTGTATCTGCCAATCGAATTATTTCGATCGTTAGTCCTGAATCCGCCCCGATCAAACGCATTATTCAAGAAGCACGGGATGCAGGCATGTTGATTGATGCTACCTATGGTCGGCGTACTCGCGCGGTAATTATTTGTGACAGCCAACATGTGATTTTATCCGCAGTTCAGCCTGAAACAGTGGCACATCGCCTTTCAACAAAAGAGTCTAGTACCCATGTAGAAGACCCGGCAGATTAG
- the coaBC gene encoding bifunctional phosphopantothenoylcysteine decarboxylase/phosphopantothenate--cysteine ligase CoaBC yields MLSGKKILVGVTGGVAAYKAAEIISRLRKLNAEVHVAMTKSATEFIAPLTLRTLSANPVYVDMFDEPKLWNVEHIALAEHVDLVIVAPATANMLAKMAIGLADDFLSTVLLATRAPIFVAPAMNHAMYLHPATQDNLARLVDRGIQIIGPSTGFQACGTEGIGRMSEAVEIVESLTRFLSGGGSLKGKKALVTAGGTQEPLDPVRYLGNRSSGRMGYAIAQALQEAGAETVLVSAPTDFKTPPGVTRISVQTALEMYDAVLERFSEIDVVVKAAAVADYRPAVQAEQKIKKNGTNRMIELVPNPDILAELGRRKTSQVLIGFAAETENLLANAQDKMHRKNVNLLVANDVTKPGAGFGSPTNIVSFLFPDGRRIDFPQMSKLEVARNLVREIASLLDVETKE; encoded by the coding sequence ATGCTTTCAGGGAAGAAAATTCTTGTCGGGGTCACTGGTGGAGTCGCTGCTTATAAGGCAGCGGAAATTATAAGCCGTTTGCGTAAGTTAAACGCTGAAGTTCATGTTGCAATGACGAAGTCCGCAACGGAATTTATTGCACCACTTACACTGCGGACACTTTCCGCTAATCCTGTGTACGTGGATATGTTTGATGAGCCCAAATTGTGGAATGTTGAGCATATTGCTTTAGCTGAGCATGTTGATTTAGTAATTGTTGCTCCGGCTACGGCCAATATGTTGGCAAAAATGGCTATTGGATTGGCGGATGATTTTCTTTCAACAGTTCTTCTAGCAACGCGTGCACCAATTTTTGTAGCACCAGCGATGAACCATGCGATGTATCTTCACCCTGCGACACAGGACAATCTTGCTCGCCTTGTAGATCGAGGAATCCAAATTATTGGTCCTTCAACAGGCTTTCAAGCGTGTGGTACGGAAGGGATCGGGCGAATGAGTGAAGCGGTGGAGATCGTGGAATCGTTAACTCGGTTTTTATCCGGTGGTGGGTCTTTAAAGGGTAAGAAGGCACTTGTGACGGCTGGAGGAACTCAAGAACCGCTGGACCCGGTTCGTTATCTCGGTAACCGAAGTTCTGGACGAATGGGGTATGCAATCGCTCAAGCTCTACAGGAAGCGGGTGCAGAAACCGTTCTCGTCAGTGCGCCAACAGATTTTAAAACCCCACCTGGAGTAACCCGTATATCCGTGCAGACAGCACTTGAGATGTATGATGCGGTCTTAGAGCGTTTCTCTGAGATTGATGTTGTTGTCAAGGCTGCGGCGGTTGCGGATTATCGCCCTGCTGTTCAGGCCGAACAGAAGATTAAGAAGAATGGGACTAATCGGATGATTGAGTTAGTCCCGAACCCGGATATCTTAGCTGAACTGGGTCGTAGGAAAACGTCCCAGGTTCTTATAGGATTTGCAGCCGAAACGGAGAATCTTTTGGCTAATGCTCAGGATAAAATGCACAGGAAGAACGTAAATCTCTTAGTCGCTAATGATGTTACCAAGCCGGGAGCTGGCTTTGGTAGCCCGACGAATATAGTCAGTTTTCTTTTTCCCGACGGAAGAAGAATAGATTTTCCTCAGATGAGCAAACTAGAGGTTGCGCGAAATCTCGTTCGTGAGATTGCCAGCCTCCTCGATGTGGAAACAAAGGAGTGA
- a CDS encoding NFACT RNA binding domain-containing protein yields MALDGVTLAYLVSELAPQLTGARIDKISQPEKDEVHFQLRLQHGSIRLLLSTSATSPRFHLTQENKKNPPSPPMFCMILRKHLEGGKIVDLHQRELERVVTFEIQNYNDRGDLVTLHLHLEIMGKHSNLILVDPTTSTILDGLKRYSHAISRYREVLPGRTYLAPPSQGKQPPLEDEELWRKTLYEEDLDRPITSLLLARFAGISPELAREIVIQAGVNMEIRLHQCGDIDFSRLYQAYRRLSNPEGVPEIRPCLYYNSTPQSSPVAFSFVPFQQYQELRIENPSSLNDAIRSFYLSKSNNNTLESKRGSLRKVVQDQHAHFSKKLKLYDEALSNANSGLAYQKWGELLTANLYHISQGSVEVAVEDYYDPLLSSVVIPLNPHISAIDNAQRYYKRYNKAKATLRQTEPLKEAALEEVRYLDSLRVSLEQASTLAELDEIHVELVNQGYVAGKHLKKDNFKPKKGRPNTKSKSKANVKTPKEAIHPRVYRSSQGRIIYVGKNNAQNDWLSLRKGKPNDLWLHVKQIPGSHVLVPLEEGEEFPDDSTLEEAAALAIYYSQARGSSQVPVDYTHVKQLKKPNSAKPGMVIYEQNWTLYLTPKLEVLEQLLASEELSE; encoded by the coding sequence ATGGCGTTAGACGGTGTAACCCTCGCCTATTTAGTTAGCGAACTTGCTCCACAACTTACCGGAGCACGTATTGATAAAATCTCTCAACCCGAAAAAGATGAAGTCCATTTTCAGCTGCGACTACAGCACGGTTCTATACGTCTTTTGCTTAGTACCAGTGCAACCTCCCCCCGCTTCCACCTCACTCAGGAAAACAAGAAGAACCCGCCCTCGCCCCCTATGTTTTGTATGATTTTACGTAAACACCTCGAGGGTGGAAAAATCGTGGACCTACATCAAAGGGAGCTAGAACGAGTCGTAACCTTTGAGATTCAAAATTACAACGACCGTGGCGATTTAGTCACCTTGCATCTTCACTTAGAAATCATGGGTAAACATAGTAACCTTATCCTCGTTGACCCGACGACCTCTACGATTCTCGACGGTCTAAAACGGTACTCTCACGCCATAAGTCGCTATCGCGAAGTCTTGCCCGGACGAACTTATCTCGCGCCCCCCTCACAGGGAAAACAGCCTCCTTTAGAGGACGAAGAACTATGGCGAAAGACCCTCTATGAGGAAGATCTAGATCGCCCCATTACTAGCTTACTACTCGCCCGTTTTGCCGGAATCAGTCCGGAATTGGCCCGAGAAATCGTCATACAGGCTGGGGTGAATATGGAGATCCGCCTCCATCAATGCGGAGACATTGACTTTTCACGACTATACCAGGCTTATCGAAGGTTAAGTAATCCCGAGGGGGTTCCTGAGATTAGACCCTGCCTCTATTATAATTCCACACCCCAATCCTCTCCCGTTGCATTCAGCTTTGTCCCCTTTCAACAATACCAAGAGCTAAGGATAGAAAACCCCTCCTCATTAAATGACGCAATCAGGAGCTTTTACCTGTCGAAATCCAACAACAACACTCTTGAATCTAAACGTGGTTCTCTACGAAAAGTTGTTCAAGATCAACACGCCCATTTCAGCAAGAAACTGAAGCTCTATGATGAAGCCCTTTCCAATGCAAATTCAGGCCTGGCGTATCAAAAATGGGGAGAACTTCTTACCGCTAACCTCTATCATATTTCTCAGGGATCGGTTGAAGTGGCGGTGGAAGATTATTATGACCCCTTACTGTCCTCTGTGGTCATTCCCCTCAATCCTCATATTAGTGCCATCGACAACGCCCAGCGCTACTACAAGCGGTATAATAAAGCGAAGGCCACACTGCGCCAAACTGAGCCGCTCAAAGAAGCCGCACTTGAGGAAGTTAGATACCTCGATTCCTTACGGGTCAGTTTAGAACAAGCATCTACTCTAGCTGAACTTGATGAAATCCATGTCGAACTTGTGAATCAAGGTTATGTGGCCGGAAAGCATTTGAAAAAGGATAACTTCAAACCTAAAAAAGGCCGCCCTAATACCAAATCAAAATCAAAGGCGAACGTAAAAACTCCCAAAGAGGCTATCCACCCAAGGGTGTACCGTTCTAGCCAAGGCAGAATAATCTATGTTGGTAAAAACAATGCTCAAAATGACTGGTTATCCTTACGCAAAGGCAAACCCAATGATCTTTGGCTCCATGTCAAGCAGATCCCTGGTTCCCATGTCCTAGTCCCCCTAGAAGAAGGGGAAGAGTTCCCGGATGACAGCACCCTTGAAGAAGCAGCTGCTCTAGCGATCTATTACAGTCAGGCTCGCGGTTCTTCCCAAGTCCCTGTGGATTACACACATGTCAAACAGCTAAAGAAACCCAACTCCGCAAAGCCCGGAATGGTAATTTACGAACAGAACTGGACCTTATACCTCACGCCTAAGCTGGAGGTCTTAGAACAGTTACTGGCTAGTGAAGAGCTTTCAGAGTAA
- the dapF gene encoding diaminopimelate epimerase has translation MEFIKMHGLGNDFVFLDHFSVSEDLDYPKLAKKLCHRQFGIGGDGLAVILPSNVADARMRIYNSDGSEPEMCGNAIRCFARYVYDQGIVLHNPMRVETLAGVLTLGLDIQEGTVQGVRVDMGEPILRADLIPVLGGEEPVVAQSLEAMGEKFQYTAVSMGNPHCVIFVEDFATLDFEHIGPAIEKHPLFPRKTNVEFIRVDSPREMTMKVWERGAGPTLACGTGACGSTVAAVLNHKTERAVIVHLPGGDLFIEWGNDNHVYMTGPATYAFKGEWLDS, from the coding sequence ATGGAATTCATTAAAATGCATGGTCTGGGGAATGATTTTGTTTTCCTAGACCATTTTTCTGTCTCGGAGGACTTAGATTATCCGAAGTTGGCTAAAAAGCTCTGTCATCGGCAATTCGGAATCGGAGGGGATGGGTTAGCTGTTATTCTACCTTCGAACGTCGCAGATGCTAGGATGCGTATCTATAATTCAGACGGATCTGAACCAGAAATGTGTGGGAATGCTATACGATGTTTTGCACGGTATGTTTACGATCAGGGGATTGTCCTACATAACCCAATGCGTGTTGAAACCCTAGCGGGAGTTTTGACCTTAGGACTTGATATTCAAGAAGGCACTGTTCAAGGAGTACGGGTGGATATGGGTGAGCCCATTCTACGGGCGGACCTCATTCCAGTCCTGGGGGGTGAGGAACCGGTGGTTGCGCAGTCCCTTGAAGCAATGGGGGAGAAATTTCAATATACGGCCGTTTCCATGGGGAATCCGCACTGTGTAATCTTTGTAGAGGATTTTGCAACGTTGGATTTTGAACATATTGGACCGGCAATTGAAAAACATCCGTTGTTTCCACGTAAGACGAATGTCGAGTTCATTCGTGTCGATTCTCCTCGTGAAATGACTATGAAAGTTTGGGAGCGGGGTGCTGGACCGACGCTAGCCTGTGGTACGGGTGCTTGTGGCTCTACGGTTGCTGCCGTGCTTAACCATAAGACAGAACGTGCTGTAATTGTTCATCTGCCAGGTGGGGACTTATTTATTGAGTGGGGAAACGACAATCACGTCTATATGACTGGTCCCGCCACTTATGCGTTTAAGGGCGAATGGTTGGATTCCTAG
- a CDS encoding YicC/YloC family endoribonuclease, which produces MANSMTGFGRGEASGNGYQFSIELKSVNHRFLEIVVRSPRNFTSFEERIRKILQAEFQRGRIEVHVNVVETEGRKRLVKVDKELALSYDKALKDLALALHTAYEADIYRLVTLPDVLGVEEPEFELDVLWEACAVALSKASDGFKQMRRKEGEKLTIDLLQRLDLIAEYLQTIAGRAPNVVTDYQERLQGRIQTLLGEVELDAARMANEVVYFADRTSITEELVRFDSHLAQCREALRSCDPVGRKLDFLVQEMNREINTIGSKANDLRIGQQVVSVKSELEKVREQIQNLE; this is translated from the coding sequence ATGGCAAATAGTATGACTGGATTTGGACGAGGAGAGGCAAGTGGAAATGGTTATCAGTTCTCTATTGAGCTTAAATCCGTTAATCATCGTTTTCTGGAAATTGTAGTGCGTTCGCCACGTAACTTTACTAGTTTTGAGGAACGAATACGCAAAATACTACAAGCGGAGTTCCAGCGCGGTCGGATCGAAGTGCATGTTAATGTGGTGGAAACAGAAGGACGAAAGAGATTGGTGAAGGTTGACAAAGAATTAGCCCTGTCGTATGATAAGGCATTGAAGGATCTCGCCTTAGCTCTACATACAGCGTATGAAGCGGATATTTACCGTTTAGTCACCTTGCCGGATGTTCTTGGGGTTGAAGAGCCTGAATTTGAGCTTGATGTTTTGTGGGAGGCATGTGCTGTAGCACTTTCGAAGGCCTCCGATGGTTTCAAGCAAATGCGCCGGAAGGAAGGAGAAAAGTTAACGATCGATCTATTACAAAGGCTCGATCTTATTGCTGAGTATCTGCAGACGATTGCCGGGCGTGCTCCAAATGTCGTAACAGACTATCAAGAACGCTTGCAGGGACGTATCCAAACACTCCTGGGAGAAGTTGAGTTGGATGCGGCGCGAATGGCAAATGAAGTGGTTTATTTTGCGGATCGTACATCAATTACTGAAGAGTTGGTTCGCTTTGACAGCCATCTAGCTCAATGTCGGGAAGCCTTGCGAAGTTGTGATCCTGTAGGGCGTAAACTTGATTTCTTAGTTCAGGAAATGAACCGAGAAATCAATACTATTGGATCGAAGGCTAATGATTTAAGGATTGGACAGCAAGTGGTTAGTGTGAAAAGCGAATTAGAAAAGGTGCGCGAGCAAATTCAAAATTTAGAGTAA
- a CDS encoding calcium-transporting P-type ATPase, PMR1-type, with protein sequence MRQQAWHVLPWLDVAKALDVHPGKGLSVKEVRQRLVEVGKNVLEVKKGVHPVFLFLGQFKDFMVLVLLAATVVSGLLGEMADAITILAIIIINAILGFVQEFRAERSMESLRSLTAPEARVLREGMEQRIPAADVVPGDIVLLEAGDRIPADVRWIQAVNMQVEESALTGESHPVGKSISPLQEELTPMADRKNMGYMGTSVVNGRGAGVVVATGMETEMGVIAGMIQSVEEEETPLQKRLAELGKWLVLISLLVCVVVVVTGVLRGEDFYKMFFTGVSLAVAAIPEGLPAIVTVALAVGVQRMVKRQAIIRKLPAVETLGCATVICSDKTGTLTQNEMTVRQIYSDGRKVAVSGQGYDPKGEFKGADPEKERDPLHAALKIAALCNNSKLTKKGVQVAGLFRSKGSDAPWGIEGDPTEGAILVAAAKAGIWREVLERKQERIGELPFDSDRKRMSVVYQTKHGKMAYAKGAPDMVLKLCQRELTEQGVVELTAERKQSIMRANDEMARHALRVLAVAEKPLTDSEPLDENVEQGLTFVGLLGMIDPPRPSAIKAIKICRQAGIKPVMITGDHRLTAEAVAHELGILRGTGGGVVTGEDLERMSDRDLNERVMDISVYARVTPKDKLRIVRALKRRGQVVAMTGDGVNDAPAVKEADIGVAMGLTGTDVTKEASSMVLGDDNFATIVAAVEEGRGIYDNIRKFIRYLLSCNLGEVLTMFLATLVGLPLPLLPIQILWVNLVTDGLPAMALGVDGAEPGIMNRLPRAPGESIFARGLARKIGVRGTMIGLGTLFVFVVGLLMGVNMLGARTMAFTTLVFSQLFHVFDCRSEERGIFEVGLFTNPYLVGAVLVSTIMQLSVIYLSPLQAIFKTAPLNSWQWILILCVAGGPSVLIGFARLIKNSWLGKPSIAKG encoded by the coding sequence ATGCGACAACAGGCATGGCATGTGTTGCCTTGGCTTGATGTGGCCAAGGCCTTGGATGTACATCCAGGCAAAGGGTTAAGTGTCAAAGAAGTGCGTCAGCGGTTAGTTGAGGTCGGCAAGAATGTTCTGGAGGTGAAGAAAGGGGTTCACCCAGTATTTTTGTTTCTAGGACAATTTAAAGATTTCATGGTTCTAGTCTTACTGGCGGCCACGGTTGTCTCTGGACTTTTAGGCGAAATGGCGGATGCCATTACGATTTTGGCGATCATTATTATTAATGCCATTCTTGGCTTTGTTCAGGAGTTTCGTGCGGAGCGTTCCATGGAATCCCTCCGTTCCCTCACCGCCCCTGAAGCGCGGGTGTTGCGAGAAGGTATGGAGCAACGGATTCCGGCCGCGGATGTTGTACCTGGGGATATTGTGCTTCTTGAAGCGGGGGATCGTATTCCAGCAGATGTGCGTTGGATCCAGGCTGTCAATATGCAAGTGGAAGAGTCCGCCCTGACGGGGGAATCTCATCCAGTAGGCAAAAGTATTTCTCCACTCCAGGAAGAACTCACGCCCATGGCCGATCGCAAAAACATGGGGTATATGGGGACCTCTGTGGTCAATGGCCGGGGTGCCGGAGTTGTTGTGGCGACTGGTATGGAGACTGAGATGGGTGTTATCGCCGGAATGATTCAAAGTGTGGAGGAGGAAGAAACTCCTTTACAAAAACGTTTAGCAGAACTCGGTAAATGGTTGGTTCTGATTAGTTTGCTTGTCTGTGTCGTTGTGGTAGTCACTGGAGTTTTAAGGGGAGAAGATTTCTATAAAATGTTCTTCACCGGAGTGTCATTGGCGGTGGCGGCCATTCCAGAAGGCCTGCCTGCCATTGTCACGGTGGCTTTAGCAGTGGGGGTGCAACGTATGGTTAAACGGCAGGCGATCATTCGGAAACTTCCTGCTGTTGAAACCTTGGGGTGTGCGACGGTGATCTGTTCCGACAAGACTGGGACGCTGACCCAGAATGAAATGACCGTGCGCCAAATTTATTCGGATGGACGAAAAGTTGCCGTTTCTGGTCAAGGATACGACCCTAAAGGAGAGTTCAAAGGCGCTGATCCGGAGAAAGAACGGGATCCCTTACATGCAGCGTTAAAGATTGCAGCACTGTGTAACAATTCCAAGTTGACCAAGAAAGGGGTTCAGGTTGCTGGGCTTTTTCGTTCCAAAGGAAGCGATGCCCCTTGGGGCATTGAGGGAGATCCGACGGAGGGGGCCATTTTAGTGGCTGCCGCTAAGGCGGGGATATGGCGTGAGGTTTTGGAACGCAAACAAGAGCGAATTGGAGAATTACCGTTTGACTCGGACCGTAAGCGAATGAGCGTTGTTTACCAGACGAAACATGGCAAAATGGCTTACGCTAAAGGGGCCCCTGATATGGTTTTGAAACTTTGTCAGCGGGAGTTGACAGAGCAAGGGGTCGTGGAGCTGACAGCTGAACGCAAGCAAAGCATAATGCGAGCGAATGACGAAATGGCACGGCATGCCCTCCGTGTCCTAGCAGTTGCCGAAAAACCGTTGACAGATTCTGAGCCACTTGATGAGAACGTTGAACAAGGGTTGACGTTTGTCGGATTGCTGGGAATGATCGACCCACCGCGACCGAGTGCTATTAAAGCGATCAAAATTTGCCGACAGGCTGGCATCAAACCAGTCATGATTACGGGTGATCATCGCTTGACCGCGGAAGCCGTTGCCCATGAGTTGGGGATTTTACGTGGAACGGGTGGCGGAGTTGTCACTGGGGAAGACCTTGAGCGAATGTCTGACCGAGATTTAAACGAGCGTGTCATGGATATTTCCGTCTATGCACGTGTGACTCCAAAGGATAAACTCAGAATAGTGCGTGCGCTGAAGAGGCGTGGGCAAGTGGTTGCCATGACCGGGGACGGGGTTAATGATGCCCCTGCGGTCAAGGAAGCGGATATCGGGGTAGCTATGGGCCTGACAGGAACGGATGTAACCAAAGAAGCATCTTCCATGGTTTTAGGCGATGATAACTTCGCGACAATTGTAGCTGCTGTAGAAGAGGGACGAGGGATTTACGACAACATCCGCAAGTTCATCCGTTACCTGCTTTCTTGTAATTTGGGCGAAGTTCTGACCATGTTTTTGGCGACACTGGTGGGCTTGCCACTTCCGTTGCTTCCAATTCAGATCTTGTGGGTTAATCTTGTGACTGATGGCTTGCCGGCAATGGCTTTAGGTGTCGATGGAGCTGAGCCGGGCATTATGAATCGTCTCCCCAGGGCTCCAGGAGAAAGTATTTTTGCACGGGGATTGGCTCGTAAAATAGGAGTACGAGGAACTATGATTGGACTTGGAACGCTCTTTGTGTTCGTTGTTGGTCTTTTGATGGGGGTTAACATGTTAGGCGCTCGAACGATGGCCTTTACGACTCTCGTATTTTCCCAGTTGTTTCATGTCTTCGATTGTCGGTCTGAAGAACGAGGTATCTTTGAAGTTGGCCTTTTCACAAATCCCTATCTTGTTGGGGCGGTGCTGGTTTCTACGATCATGCAGCTGAGTGTGATCTATCTTTCTCCTTTACAAGCGATCTTCAAGACAGCGCCTTTAAACAGCTGGCAATGGATTTTAATTCTTTGCGTAGCTGGTGGACCTTCAGTCCTGATCGGATTTGCCCGGCTCATAAAGAACAGCTGGCTAGGAAAACCGTCTATAGCCAAGGGATAG
- the gmk gene encoding guanylate kinase, protein MEKGHGLLIILSGPSGAGKGTLCQELLRQMPDLRYSVSMTTRTPRPGEVEGVHYFFRPRQEFESMIAGDDLLEWAAFCDHYYGTPRFAVEQAIRAGQDVILEIEIQGALQIKKRFPQGVFTFIVPPSLDVLSERIHKRGTETEEVIQKRLATAIQELEYISEYDYVVVNDEVPVAVDKLKSILVAEKCRVKRKPFVFKGEST, encoded by the coding sequence GTGGAAAAAGGTCATGGTTTATTAATTATACTTTCGGGCCCTTCCGGGGCTGGCAAAGGGACACTTTGTCAAGAATTGCTTCGTCAAATGCCCGATCTGAGATATTCTGTCTCGATGACGACGAGGACGCCACGACCTGGTGAAGTGGAAGGGGTTCATTATTTTTTTCGTCCACGTCAAGAATTCGAATCCATGATTGCTGGGGATGATTTGTTGGAATGGGCTGCGTTTTGTGATCATTACTATGGTACGCCACGATTTGCAGTAGAACAAGCGATTCGAGCAGGACAGGATGTCATTTTAGAGATTGAAATACAAGGGGCACTACAAATCAAGAAACGGTTTCCTCAAGGTGTGTTTACCTTTATTGTCCCGCCTTCGTTAGATGTTCTTTCTGAACGCATTCACAAACGGGGAACTGAGACAGAGGAAGTCATTCAGAAACGGTTAGCCACTGCTATTCAGGAACTTGAATATATTAGTGAGTATGACTATGTCGTTGTTAACGATGAAGTTCCTGTCGCTGTCGATAAATTAAAGAGTATTCTCGTGGCCGAAAAATGTCGCGTTAAACGAAAACCGTTTGTTTTTAAGGGGGAGTCTACATGA